A stretch of Bradyrhizobium sp. AZCC 2262 DNA encodes these proteins:
- a CDS encoding L,D-transpeptidase, whose translation MTVDYYSLLMKAVAGKDAVARDQIYKDAFSLIARSHITREAAASHTAALEDAVQRIEDEIAAEEASTAAAISETLSTGRNWKPYAIGACAVAAVVALSAVVYGFVATKGPGIVAASVKAPSPKAQREREDAVMADLKPGVDGGSSGEVLPFALQRQVVFYRTTVVPGSIVVDRENRFLYLIDANNSARRYGIGVAQECLKGGSLARVMNKLEWPDWRASGANTKDADALLAAAGRPGSLLGARALLLDKPGLLIHGTNSPKTIGHLVASGCIRLVNDDVEDLYRRVSVETRVVFAS comes from the coding sequence ATGACCGTGGATTATTATTCGCTGCTGATGAAAGCGGTTGCAGGCAAGGACGCGGTCGCGCGCGACCAGATTTACAAGGACGCCTTCAGCCTGATCGCCCGATCCCACATCACACGGGAGGCCGCCGCATCGCATACCGCCGCGCTTGAGGACGCCGTGCAGCGGATCGAGGATGAAATCGCGGCCGAGGAGGCCAGCACCGCGGCGGCCATCAGCGAAACCTTGTCGACAGGCAGGAACTGGAAGCCCTACGCCATCGGCGCCTGCGCAGTCGCTGCCGTCGTCGCGCTGTCGGCCGTGGTCTACGGCTTCGTCGCAACCAAAGGGCCCGGCATCGTCGCAGCCAGCGTGAAGGCGCCGTCGCCCAAGGCGCAACGCGAGCGCGAAGATGCCGTGATGGCGGACCTGAAGCCGGGCGTCGATGGCGGCTCTTCGGGCGAGGTCCTGCCGTTTGCGCTGCAGCGGCAGGTGGTGTTCTACCGCACCACCGTCGTTCCCGGTTCGATCGTGGTCGATCGGGAAAACCGCTTTCTCTATCTGATCGATGCCAACAATTCCGCACGCCGTTACGGGATCGGAGTTGCACAAGAGTGCCTGAAGGGCGGCAGCCTCGCTCGCGTCATGAACAAGCTTGAATGGCCTGACTGGCGGGCTTCGGGTGCGAACACAAAGGACGCTGACGCGTTGCTCGCGGCGGCCGGCCGTCCCGGCAGTCTCCTCGGCGCACGCGCGCTGTTGCTGGACAAGCCCGGGCTGCTCATTCACGGCACCAATTCGCCCAAGACCATCGGCCATCTGGTCGCGTCCGGATGCATCCGGCTCGTGAACGACGACGTCGAGGATTTGTACCGGCGCGTTTCAGTGGAAACGCGGGTCGTCTTTGCCAGCTAG